A stretch of Caenibius tardaugens NBRC 16725 DNA encodes these proteins:
- the andAc gene encoding anthranilate 1,2-dioxygenase large subunit AndAc, whose product MTTAPTTAASMKVTFPRDDGSRVPYSVFSSQEIYDREQERIYRGPTWNFLGLADETPNPGDFKSTFVGDTPVVLTRDANGDLAAWVNRCAHRGAIVCRMARGNAMSHNCVYHQWSYDPQGQLIGVPFRRGQKGAEGMPRDFNNADHGLRRLRVQEYRGLVFATFSDTVEDFVDYVGPEMASYIDRVFHKPVRYLGCTRQYSNSNWKLYLENVKDPYHASLLHLFHTTFNIFRVGMKAHCTTDGKDGLHSIILAIKEEADTAEAYKQQDIRSYDEGFHLEDESLLALVPEFDLVATNHIQPIFPQLVIQQIHNTLVARQLLPKGPNNFELIFHFFGYDDDTPELRALRIKQANLVGPAGYISMEDTEATELVQRGTVRDGSAHSVIEMAKAAPDQKNTLITEHLLRSFWKGYRKLMDIPLSDETESAEVQA is encoded by the coding sequence ATGACTACGGCACCAACGACGGCAGCTTCGATGAAGGTGACGTTTCCCCGGGATGACGGATCGCGTGTTCCCTATAGCGTTTTCAGCAGTCAGGAAATCTACGATCGGGAACAGGAACGGATCTACCGCGGACCAACCTGGAATTTTCTTGGCCTTGCGGATGAGACGCCAAATCCAGGTGACTTCAAAAGCACTTTCGTGGGTGACACGCCGGTTGTCCTGACGCGCGACGCGAACGGCGATCTGGCGGCCTGGGTCAATCGCTGCGCGCATCGCGGCGCGATTGTGTGCCGCATGGCGCGGGGCAACGCGATGAGCCACAATTGCGTCTACCACCAATGGAGCTACGACCCGCAAGGCCAGTTGATCGGCGTCCCGTTCCGGCGTGGGCAGAAGGGCGCGGAAGGGATGCCGCGCGATTTTAACAATGCCGACCACGGCCTGCGCCGGTTGCGCGTGCAGGAATATCGCGGCCTGGTTTTCGCAACGTTCAGCGACACCGTGGAAGACTTCGTCGACTATGTCGGCCCGGAAATGGCCAGCTATATTGATCGCGTCTTTCACAAGCCTGTCCGCTATCTCGGGTGCACCAGACAGTACTCCAATTCAAACTGGAAACTCTATCTGGAGAACGTGAAGGACCCCTATCACGCCAGCCTGCTTCATCTGTTTCACACCACGTTCAACATTTTCCGGGTGGGGATGAAGGCGCATTGCACGACCGATGGCAAGGATGGCCTGCACAGCATCATTCTGGCGATCAAGGAAGAAGCGGATACGGCCGAAGCCTATAAGCAGCAGGATATTCGTTCCTATGATGAAGGCTTCCATCTGGAGGACGAAAGCTTGCTGGCGCTCGTTCCGGAATTCGATCTGGTGGCGACCAACCATATCCAGCCGATATTCCCGCAACTGGTCATACAACAGATCCATAACACGCTGGTTGCGCGCCAGCTTCTGCCGAAAGGCCCCAATAATTTCGAGCTGATCTTTCACTTCTTCGGGTATGACGACGACACGCCCGAACTGCGCGCGCTGCGTATCAAGCAGGCCAATCTCGTTGGCCCGGCGGGCTACATTTCGATGGAAGATACCGAAGCGACCGAACTGGTTCAGCGCGGAACGGTGCGCGATGGCAGTGCCCATTCAGTGATCGAAATGGCCAAGGCCGCGCCCGATCAGAAGAACACCCTTATTACCGAACATCTCCTCCGCTCTTTCTGGAAAGGGTATCGCAAGTTGATGGATATTCCGCTGTCCGACGAGACTGAAAGCGCGGAGGTGCAGGCATGA
- a CDS encoding non-heme iron oxygenase ferredoxin subunit, translating into MTQWHDVGPDGLVAEGEVVAVIAGGKPIALFLHEGVHFAIHDLCTHGNTPLSDGWVEDGCIECPLHQGKFCIRTGEALTTPVTEPVATFATRVIDGRVEIEV; encoded by the coding sequence ATGACACAGTGGCATGACGTGGGGCCAGACGGCCTGGTCGCGGAGGGAGAGGTTGTCGCGGTCATCGCCGGTGGCAAGCCGATCGCGCTGTTCCTGCACGAAGGGGTTCATTTCGCGATCCACGATTTGTGCACACACGGCAACACGCCGTTGTCGGATGGCTGGGTGGAGGATGGCTGCATCGAGTGCCCGTTGCATCAGGGCAAGTTCTGCATCAGGACGGGGGAAGCCTTGACCACGCCCGTGACGGAACCGGTGGCGACCTTTGCCACCCGTGTTATCGATGGCCGCGTGGAAATTGAGGTCTAG
- the andAd gene encoding anthranilate 1,2-dioxygenase small subunit AndAd — protein MRQDLLLRLEIQGVMDRYVDIIDNDRLEEWPDLFTEDCLYEIMPRENEDAGLPAPVMRCENRRMLRDRIVSLRNANIFAPQAYRHFLSGLAIVAQDDDGLDLTCNYLVINSNQQGQSQVYQVGRYQSRVVRNDAGWRFARKRCIFETARVQTLLALPI, from the coding sequence ATGAGACAGGATCTGCTGCTCCGCCTTGAAATACAGGGCGTCATGGATCGCTATGTCGATATCATCGACAATGACCGCCTTGAGGAATGGCCCGATCTTTTCACAGAGGATTGCCTCTATGAGATCATGCCCCGTGAAAATGAGGATGCCGGACTGCCCGCGCCTGTCATGCGGTGCGAAAACCGGCGCATGTTGCGCGATCGCATCGTCTCCTTGCGCAATGCGAACATTTTTGCACCGCAGGCATACCGGCATTTCCTGTCGGGTCTGGCGATTGTCGCGCAGGATGACGACGGCCTTGATCTGACCTGCAACTATCTGGTGATCAATTCGAACCAGCAGGGGCAATCGCAGGTCTATCAGGTCGGCCGCTATCAAAGCCGGGTCGTGCGCAATGACGCGGGTTGGCGCTTCGCACGCAAGCGCTGCATTTTTGAAACGGCGCGCGTCCAGACGCTGCTCGCCCTGCCGATCTGA